Proteins co-encoded in one Yamadazyma tenuis chromosome 1, complete sequence genomic window:
- a CDS encoding uncharacterized protein (EggNog:ENOG503PHJV): MNDSNKQQELLNTLLQLAEKEKKNGNTSITQDKLNNLSSYIINHNKQNQFNKFNTYYPVPEPEPLPLDKTPTQNPINKYSPLFKKFTLPAKKTTTTVRKFNKKSTFKKTENLIIGILETLANILDNLHLFSKFPMFPQKLLGLLKQTNKLWILILIFLIRKTVSQLLNLIKKENKIKVELKIVKESSNKMFDNTILKKYEKVLKDLKFDKTMLILELFGNFLDLGFNFIESYGVPVPDWFMNILNFSSMFMTIYRMNKDDEYIDDDVTEELI, translated from the coding sequence ATGAATGATAGTAATAAGCAGCaagaattgttgaatacCTTATTACAGTTAGcagaaaaagagaagaaaaacgGTAACACTTCCATCACCCAAGACAAGCTCAACAACCTTTCCAGTTATATTATCAATCACAACAAGCAGAACCAGTttaacaagttcaacacttATTATCCAGTGCCTGAACCTGAGCCCCTCCCACTAGATAAAACTCCTACACAAAACCCCATCAACAAATACAGTCcgttgttcaagaagttcactCTTCCCGCCAAGAAGACCACCACAACCGTACggaagttcaacaagaagtctaCCTTCAAAAAAACTGAAAATTTGATCATAGGCATACTCGAAACCTTAGCCAATATATTGGATAACCTCCACCTATTCTCCAAATTCCCCATGTTTCCACAGAAGCTTTTAGGCTTGTTGAAGCAAACCAACAAACTATGGATCTTAATACTTATATTTCTTATTCGAAAGACCGTGAGTcagttgttgaatttgattaAGAAGGAAAATAAGATCAAAGTGGAGTTAAAGATAGTCAAGGAATCCTCCAATAAGATGTTTGACAACAcgatcttgaaaaagtatgagaaggtgttgaaggacttgaaatTCGACAAAACCATGTTGATTTTAGAGTTGTTTGGTAACTTTCTCGACTTGGgattcaacttcattgaGTCCTACGGGGTACCGGTACCAGATTGGTTCATgaacatcttgaacttttccagCATGTTCATGACGATCTACAGAATGAACAAGGACGACGAATACATTGACGACGACGTGACGGAAGAGTTAATATAG
- the SAS3 gene encoding Histone acetyltransferase (COG:B; EggNog:ENOG503NU4H), protein MEKPDPELDNKDLPYRGILPYPDCIINDTDPTRQDRELFQKLQEQIEKKKIPENPMTDEYESSYLKSQIKAIRFRQYEIDTWYTSPYPEEYSQCSTLYICEHCLKYMKSSFSYERHQLKNCNMSNKHPPGVEIYRDARNRVAVWEVDGRKNINYCQSLCLLAKLFLNSKTLYYDVEPFIFYVLTEIDPLDPSVYHFVGYFSKEKLNSSDYNVSCILTLPIYQRKGYGHLLIDFSYLLSRNEFKFGTPEKPLSDLGLLSYRNYWKISMAYRLRTLYTKYLGNIESGRASDVMISIENLSKLSGMTPSDVVVGLEQLDALVKNSKTNTFGIVINLEKIDSVISRFEAKGYVTLDYSMLLWKPMLYGPSGGINSTPAVVPSQNPTDNAPNSQPLHNSIGLLTSFMKDDIDNPYTFEEEAFKEVEISREAPKEFVPEELTLGNYVICYPGMKMNKGRRESSVPHSLKFKSMNNDMDESEDMVDDSSPEEIDREVELEDKSESDFEAYLDMDEDEEEDVEREERPHALGEVEDDDDEDDDEDDDDEEDDEDEVNEDDEENEENDENGEDEEDEDEEEDDDEDDEDEEDQVVEIENGMEAVMDGLPLEAQDHHIHQEIEPHHRGVDEPLNAYGLISQTDDTEYEDAITDTNIFFDEDDLHSEFPQFESVSFDTPQPKRSQSSPSSENGTKSGRFIMSNSPPATPTRRLRNRF, encoded by the coding sequence GCTCCAGGAAcaaattgaaaagaagaaaataCCAGAAAACCCCATGACAGACGAATACGAATCAAGTTATCTCAAGTCTCAGATCAAAGCGATCCGATTCCGCCAGTATGAGATCGATACCTGGTACACCTCACCTTACCCGGAAGAATACTCTCAGTGTTCCACCTTGTACATTTGTGAACATTGCTTGAAATACATGAAGTCTTCATTTTCCTATGAACGTCatcaattgaaaaattgcAACATGTCCAACAAACACCCACCGGGCGTCGAGATATACAGAGATGCCCGAAATAGGGTTGCAGTGTGGGAGGTAGATGGCAGGAAGAACATCAATTACTGTCAGAGTTTGTGtcttttggccaaattgTTTCTCAACTCCAAAACCTTGTACTATGACGTTGAGCCGTTTATTTTTTACGTCTTGACAGAAATAGATCCACTAGATCCATCGGTGTATCATTTTGTTGGCTACTTCTCCaaggagaagttgaatagCTCTGACTATAATGTTTCCTGTATTCTCACCTTACCGATTTATCAGCGTAAAGGCTATGGTCACTTGTTGATTGATTTCAGTTACTTATTATCGAGGAATGAATTCAAGTTCGGAACCCCTGAGAAGCCTTTAAGTGACTTGGGACTACTCAGTTATCGAAATTACTGGAAAATATCTATGGCTTATAGGTTGAGAACCTTGTATACCAAGTACTTGGGCAACATTGAAAGTGGACGTGCTAGTGATGTCATGATATCAATTGAAAATCTTTCCAAGCTCAGTGGGATGACCCCATCAGACGTGGTGGTAGGTTTAGAACAACTCGATGCTTTGGTTAAGAACTCAAAGACCAATACGTTTGGGATTGTCATAAATTTAGAAAAAATCGACTCAGTAATAAGCCGATTTGAGGCTAAGGGCTATGTCACTTTGGACTACAGCATGCTATTGTGGAAGCCAATGTTGTATGGGCCTTCAGGAGGTATCAACTCGACTCCAGCAGTTGTGCCATCTCAAAATCCCACAGATAATGCTCCAAACTCCCAACCTCTCCACAACAGTATAGGGTTATTGACCAGCTTCATGaaagatgatattgataaTCCTTacacttttgaagaagaggcGTTCAAAGAGGTGGAGATTTCCCGAGAAGCTCCCAAAGAGTTCGTTCCCGAAGAGTTGACCTTGGGTAATTATGTGATCTGCTATCCAggaatgaagatgaataaGGGTCGCAGAGAGTCATCTGTTCCGCATTCGTTGAAGTTTAAATCTATGAATAATGACATGGACGAATCAGAGGATATGGTGGACGACTCATCCCCCGAAGAGATTGACAGAGAGGttgagttggaagacaaGTCAGAGTCAGATTTTGAAGCGTACTTAGACatggatgaagacgaagaagaggacgtagaaagagaagagagACCACATGCGCTAGGTGAAGTAgaggatgacgatgacgaggacgatgatgaagatgacgacgatgaggaagatgatgaagatgaagtaAACGAggatgacgaagaaaacgAAGAAAACGATGAAAAcggagaagatgaagaagacgaagatgaagaagaagatgatgatgaagatgacgaagatgaagaagaccaaGTAGTTGAAATAGAAAACGGCATGGAAGCGGTTATGGATGGACTACCACTAGAAGCACAAGACCACCATATacaccaagaaattgaaccTCACCACCgtggagttgatgaaccTCTCAATGCCTATGGGCTCATCTCACAGACAGACGATACCGAGTATGAAGATGCCATAACCGATACCAACATATTTTTTGACGAAGACGACTTGCACTCGGAGTTTCCCCAGTTTGAGTCGGTGAGCTTTGATACTCCTCAACCCAAAAGGAGCCAACTGCTGCCGTCAAGTGAAAATGGCACAAAGTCTGGAAGGTTCATCATGCTGAACTCTCCTCCAGCAACACCCACCAGACGACTTAGAAACAGATTCTGA
- a CDS encoding uncharacterized protein (EggNog:ENOG503NVMD; COG:L), with product MSAVKRWKPQYFDIGVNFSDPMFQGLYNHSTTPKHPPDLPQVIQRAHLFNVSKMLVTASTIKESQEHFELCDQFPNDFYSTVGVHPCTVAEEFYIGDQLSPQSDEKLAQIKNLVETGVQRGTVKAFGEIGLDYDRLHYSSKEQQITMFRKQLEVIASLKHLELPLFLHMRNACEDFIEVLRPFIDDGSIERGNGVVHSFTGTEQELEKLLQLGFYIGINGCSLKSEENLQVARLIPKHKLMIETDAPWCEIRKSHAGYKYLTPYPNKFFPETQTRPLETHTEPLEPNPEPVVGKTKQQPTKKQQPIKMDDFLPFPSIKKENFEKYQAAAAALQPHGHNGSDRIGQLASPLFKSRNEPVFVGLVAEILCKLHGYTTDEEIETFIDSVYQNSCKLFKV from the coding sequence ATGAGTGCTGTCAAAAGGTGGAAACCACAATACTTTGACATAGGTGTCAACTTCTCGGATCCGATGTTCCAGGGCCTTTATAACCACTCCACCACTCCAAAACATCCACCCGATCTTCCCCAGGTGATCCAAAGAGCTCATCTCTTTAACGTTTCGAAGATGCTAGTAACCGCCTCTACCATCAAGGAGAGCCAAGAGCACTTTGAATTGTGCGACCAGTTTCCCAACGACTTCTACTCAACAGTTGGTGTCCATCCCTGTACTGTAGCGGAGGAATTCTATATTGGCGACCAGTTGTCACCGCAGAGCGACGAGAAATTGGCTCAAATTAagaatttggtggaaacCGGTGTACAAAGAGGTACGGTAAAAGCATTCGGCGAGATCGGGCTTGACTACGATAGACTTCATTACTCCTCGAAGGAACAGCAGATCACCATGTTCAGAAAACAATTGGAGGTGATTGCGTCATTAAAGCACTTGGAACTTCCATTGTTCCTCCACATGAGAAATGCGTGTGAAGACTTCATCGAAGTGTTGAGACCATTCATAGACGATGGAAGTATTGAACGAGGAAACGGGGTGGTTCACTCGTTCACGGGTACAGagcaagaacttgaaaagttgttgcaGTTGGGATTTTATATTGGCATAAATGGttgttctttgaaatcagagGAAAACTTGCAGGTGGCTCGgttgattccaaaacacaagttgatgataGAAACAGATGCTCCATGGTGTGAAATCCGAAAGAGCCACGCCGGATACAAGTATCTAACTCCGTACCccaacaagttctttcCCGAGACTCAAACGCGACCACTTGAAACTCACACAGAACCACTAGAACCTAACCCTGAGCCTGTGGTGGGCAAAACAAAGCAGCAGCCGACCAAGAAGCAGCAGCCCATCAAGATGGACGACTTTCTCCCATTTCCTTCAATCAAAAAGGAGAATTTCGAAAAATACcaagctgctgctgctgcaTTACAACCGCACGGACACAATGGTTCTGATAGAATAGGCCAACTTGCTAGTCCGCTTTTCAAATCTAGAAATGAACCGGTGTTTGTGGGCTTGGTGGCAGAAATTCTTTGTAAGTTACATGGGTATACCACAGATGAAGAGATCGAAACGTTTATAGACTCGGTTTACCAAAACTCGTGTAAACTATTCAAGGTGTAA
- the spf31 gene encoding DnaJ subfamily C member 8 (EggNog:ENOG503NXU4; COG:O): protein MAEDIDKYLSSTERESVRDREIARIISCHIQDSFHVLDLDPADTSDLQTQVKKAFRKKSLLVHPDKTDHKDAPTAFDRLKRAQAFLSDDGEQPTAIRQKLVDIYAHIRQNHSGDISVVRKKVAEILEEDKRLDNIEQEQQDARDAQLREEQENRKQEILLKREMASKWEDSRDSRVANWRSFVNKVDKKKKKKKKVLA, encoded by the coding sequence ATGGCAGAGGATATAGATAAGTATCTTTCATCCACCGAACGGGAGTCTGTTCGAGACAGAGAGATCGCCCGGATCATCTCGTGTCATATCCAAGATCTGTTTCATGTTCTTGACCTCGACCCGGCCGATACACTGGATTTGCAAACCCAGGTCAAAAAAGCGTTTCGCAAGAAGTCACTTCTCGTACATCCAGACAAAACAGACCACAAGGACGCCCCCACAGCTTTCGATAGACTTAAACGAGCACAAGCTTTTCTCTCTGATGATGGGGAGCAGCCAACGGCAATCAGACAGAAACTTGTGGATATTTATGCACATATTCGCCAGAATCATTCTGGGGATATAAGCGTTGTACGGAAAAAAGTGGCAGAGATACTCGAGGAAGATAAACGACTAGACAACATTGAGCAGGAACAGCAGGATGCACGTGACGCCCAGTTGCGAGAAGAGCAGGAGAACCGTAAGCAGGAGATACTTTTGAAACGGGAAATGGCCTCCAAGTGGGAAGACCTGCGAGATTCCCGGGTGGCCAACTGGAGGCTGTTTGTGAACAAGGtcgacaagaagaagaagaaaaagaagaaggttttgGCATAA